The genomic stretch TGGGCGATTGGGTCCTAGACGGCGAGGCTGCAGACATCATGGACTTTGACCCCTCGCAAGACCGCCTGTTGATCAGTTGGGACTTTCAAGCCAGCCCTGATCCGCAGATCGAGGTGCAACCGGACCCGAACAACGCCAACCTCAACCGTGTCCTGATCAACGGTGAAGAGATTGCGTTGCTGCGGGGCGACGCCCAAGTCTTGGCCTCGGACATCATGGTTGTGAATGAAAGCGAAGTCAGCCAATTCAGCCTCGCAAGCTGAAGCACCATGGCTTGAGGCAAGCACACAAGGCGCGCGACAAACCCTTTGCCAATCCCCCCAAAACCGCATATATCCCCGCATCTGTCGGGGATTCGGCCATGTGGCTGGGTTTGCGACAGACATCTCCACGGGCCTGTGCTGGACGACATCCCGGCCTGCGCCATCCACTCTAACCTTGTAAAGGAGACCCCGATGTCGATCACAGCTGCAGAAAAAGCACGCGTCATGACTGAATTCGCAACCAAAGAAGGCGACACCGGTTCGCCCGAAGTACAGGTTGCTGTCCTGAGCTCGCGTATTTCGACTCTGACCGAACACTTCAAGACCCACAAAAAAGACAACCACGGCCGCCGTGGTCTGCTCAAGATGGTTGCTCAGCGCCGCAAGCTGCTGGACTACCTGAAAGGCAAGGATGAGGCCCGTTACCAGGACCTGATCAAGCGCCTGGGTCTGCGTCGCTAATCCAAGCGCCGCACCAGAGGTTTCAAGGCCGTCGCCCGATCTGGGGGACGGCCTTTCTTTTTGCGGACTATGTTGGGTCCAGCGTATACAGTTCGCGGCGCATGATCTTGCCTGTGCTGGTCTTCGGAACGTCCTCGACGAACTGAACGCTGCGCGGGCATTTGTAAGCTGCAAGGGACTGTCGGCAGAACGCGATGACGTCCTCCTCAGTACATGTGGCACCGGGTTTCAAAACGACATAGGCCTTGGCCAATTCGCCCTTGATCGCGTCCGCCTGTTTGCCAACTGCGGCCAAAGCGACGTCCGGATGCCCCGCCAACACGCGCTCAATCTCGGCTGGGTAGACATTGTAACCACCGGTGAGAATCATGTCCTTTTTCCGGTCCACGATGTAAACGCACCCGTCCGCATCCATGGTGCCCAGATCGCCCGTGTGCAGCCAGCCGTCCGGCTCGATGGTTTCACGTGTCTTTTCAGGTGCTCCAAAGTAACCCATCATCACGACCGGCCCCTGCACCATCAGCTCACCAACTTCGCCCTTCGGCATCGTGACGCTGGCATCCTCCACGTCAGCAATGCGCAGCTTGCAGTAGGGAATGGCGCAGCCGATGCTGCCGTGCTTGTTGTCACCATAAAGAGGGTGCGTTGACCCTAGTCCTGCGATCTCTGTCATCCCCCAAAGCTCATAAAGCGGCACCCCAAACCCCTCTTCGACGGCCGCCATTGTTGCGGCTGGCATGGTTTGACCACCCACGTAGCAGCGGCTCAAATTGCTCAGATCAGCGGCGGCAAAGTCAGGATGGTTCAGCATGAACATGTACATCGTCGGGACACCGTCAAATATGGTGGCCTTGTGCGTTGCGATATCAGCCATGACGGCCTGCGGATCAAAAGTGGCATGCAAGACCAGCTTGGTTCCCAACATCATCATCCCGTTCATCAGGACGTTGGCGTAGACATGCGGACAGGGCAGCGCACTGACGACGGTGTCTGATGGCCCCCGCATGTGCATCTGACTGGTCATGGCCCCGTTGATGATCACCGCACGGTGCGATTGCATGGCCCCCTTGGGATGCCCCGTCGTACCCGAGGTGTAGGCGATGGTCGACAAATCCTCGCCTTTGACGTCCGGCAGCGCTGGCGCGGTTGTGCCGTTGTCCATCAAGTCCTCGAATCCCATGGCTTCGGGCGTCGAGGCCCCAAGGGATACCACTGCCTCAACTCCGGCTGCCGAACACACGTCCTTGATCGCAGCGATCTTGTCTTCCGAAGCCAGCACAGCACGGGCTTTGCAGTCTCGAACAACGTATTCGATCTCAGCCGGGGTCAGCATCGTGTTCACCGGGTTGATCACCGCACCCAGCCTGGCAATTGCGTAGTAACTGACAACCCATTGCCAAGAGTTGGATCCATAAAGCGTTACGACGTCGCCTGGCTGGATGCCCAGTGCGTGCAAACCGCCTGCCGCCTTCTCAATCAGAGTGTCGAGTTCGATGAAACTGAAACTCTGTCCCTCAAACACAAGCGCTTCGCGATCTCCAAACCTTTTGGCAGCGCGCCCCGGGATCTGACCAATATTGTCCAACATGCGTTTTCCTCCCTGACATTTCACTGTTCAATTCTGGGAAACCCAAGGAATTGAACAGTTGATCATTTATCGAAATATCAAGGCAACGGGTCAAACACACATTTTGCAGTGCATTGATGCTTATATTGTGACATTTTCTAAGGCATTGAGCTGCTTTCC from Falsiruegeria litorea R37 encodes the following:
- the rpsO gene encoding 30S ribosomal protein S15; its protein translation is MSITAAEKARVMTEFATKEGDTGSPEVQVAVLSSRISTLTEHFKTHKKDNHGRRGLLKMVAQRRKLLDYLKGKDEARYQDLIKRLGLRR
- a CDS encoding class I adenylate-forming enzyme family protein, producing MLDNIGQIPGRAAKRFGDREALVFEGQSFSFIELDTLIEKAAGGLHALGIQPGDVVTLYGSNSWQWVVSYYAIARLGAVINPVNTMLTPAEIEYVVRDCKARAVLASEDKIAAIKDVCSAAGVEAVVSLGASTPEAMGFEDLMDNGTTAPALPDVKGEDLSTIAYTSGTTGHPKGAMQSHRAVIINGAMTSQMHMRGPSDTVVSALPCPHVYANVLMNGMMMLGTKLVLHATFDPQAVMADIATHKATIFDGVPTMYMFMLNHPDFAAADLSNLSRCYVGGQTMPAATMAAVEEGFGVPLYELWGMTEIAGLGSTHPLYGDNKHGSIGCAIPYCKLRIADVEDASVTMPKGEVGELMVQGPVVMMGYFGAPEKTRETIEPDGWLHTGDLGTMDADGCVYIVDRKKDMILTGGYNVYPAEIERVLAGHPDVALAAVGKQADAIKGELAKAYVVLKPGATCTEEDVIAFCRQSLAAYKCPRSVQFVEDVPKTSTGKIMRRELYTLDPT